The genomic stretch AATATCAAATCAGGAAACATTTAGGCTTATTATAATGTGAACTTTGAAGTGGAAGGGTGAGCCAAGAAGTAATAAAGtgatatgaaaaatataaagttAAACTTTCATATTCAGATTGTGTGATCATCCTACCCTGCTCCTTCTGAACACCCAGCTCACAATTCTGGCAATCAGAATGAAGCGGACTGGGCACAAACAAACCTTGCTGGTGCCCCTCAATGAGCCTAACAGACCTACCGCAGAACAAGATGGCACAGATTTAACTACTGATTGTAATGATTGCTTCCAGCTATTCAGTTTTGaatagtgaagggaaaaaaaaaaataaaatcaaagtctTTCCCTATACCAGGATTGGCAGATCAGTTCAGAACCACTTGGATGCTTCCTTCCATCTGGGCAGGGCCAAAGTGGccaatgctttcttttcttcagcaGGAAGATGATGCTGTAAGGAGACACCATTTTGGCTGAAGGTTTTCATGCATCTTTTACTTCCCTTCCCTGCCAGTTTTCAACAGTGCAAACATTAGCTGTTTGCAAAAGACATGAAACTCCTCATTTGCATGGATCCCAGCAATTTGCTCGAATTGTTTCCTGCCATTCATGCTGGGTCATATGTTGTTAAGAGTTGTGCATTTTCCTCCCTTATGCAATGGCAAATTAAgaactggttttttttgttgagaTAAAAACAGCAGGGAGGGCAAGAACAGAACTAATACACTACAGTTCCTTCTACACGAGCTTTTCAGCCATAGGGATTTGCAATCCTGTTTCAGCCTCCAAAGTAGTCACAGGCATAGATAATTTTATAGTTGTAATAGATTTATTTTGAGATGTGGAAATCCATTATACTCCCCTTTTTAAAGTAGGTTACATCCATTTCAGTGCCTTCTAGCACAACACTGTACAGGTTCAAATGAATTTATTATAATAAAGAAGAATCAAGACACCACCTTAAAAATGAACAGTTCTGTAAAACGAAGTGACTTGGGTACACCAGGAGCTAAATGTATCAGACCTAAATGATCTGTTTTAAACCTTACCCCCATCTGGCTAAAGCAAGAAGTTACATAAGCCATCAAAAATTTAACATCAGATTAGTATGGTCACAAGGGCAGCAATAAAACTGCCatctggagaaaaagcagagtTCATTTCAAATGCTCAATGAATACAGCACTACTCCATTTTGCTGAAAGCTTCTCAAACAGCTTTTTCAATGTATTAGTATCCTGATATATACTATATGAGAGATGAAGTATTTACAGGCTCACAGTACTTTTAATTGATCAGCATATATCCCATCTCCCTTCTGACTTCAGTGATTATGCCCCGTTCAGCACAGCACATCGGGGGAATGTTCCTTAAAGATTTCATAGCAGCAGACACACTGGAAATTCTTTAATGCATCCATGTTGTTAAcctataaaaattattttcctaaagcaGATTAAAACAAGATTAGTGAGTACAGGGCAGGATAGGAGTTTTACTATTTTCCCACTGAATTACTGAGAAAAACTCTGAAAACCTCCTTCATGGGATGTAGAGTTGAGCGTCATTtaagcaggaagagaaaaaaacatgtgTTTGGCAGGTGAAATACCGGAAAACGAAGAATTGGAGGGCATCACTCAATTAATGCAGTCCATAACGTGAATCTGCAGCGTGTCCAAATCAGGTAGAATTTCTTCACATTTGGGACATGAATACATTGAGATATTCCGCTGTTCTGGCCAGTCTTGACTACCAGTTCCTGTAAGTAGAGAAGATAAAGGATTACCTGTTATATTACTTGATTTTTCCACTCTTTTTGTGGAGGGTTGAGAGGGGACTGGCTTGTTCCTAACAGCCAGAGAATCGTGCTCTCTGCAGCTACTCAGTTGCCAGAATAGCCACAGGGGAGCTGGGGAGCTGCTTGCAGCCAAGCAAAGCTGTTTTAAACTGAACACAGCAGGGCCTGGCCCCGGGAGCTGGAGAGGTGGCTTTCAGTACCTCTTTGGACAAGGTGAGGTGAGTGTTCCTGATCTGGTGCCCTGGCTCCGTGGCGATTCTGCATCTCTGCCAGAGAGTTTCTGCAGAGAATAAATAAGTCAAGGGCTCTAGAAAAAGACTCAGCAAAAAGTATCTTCCCTTCAACTCCAGAAAAGGTAAGAGGATTCAACATAAAGCAAAGGATTTGCAAGTAAATCGTGTCAACTGGTCATGCATTTAGTTCACAACTGCTGCTCAGAAACAGGACctagaaatgctgctgctttgtgagATTGTGCCAGGGTCCTGCTGAAATCAGGGTCATACAACTGACACCAGCAGATTTGGGCAGCTACACACCTAGGGATCTGGGGCATGCTCCTCTGGAAAACTCCAAGGACTCTCAGCTATTCAGGGCAAACTGCAAATCCGATTAAGGTAGAAAAGCAAGTTATACCAGAAAAAGGGTTCAGTGTACAGTTAATGTGAAATGTAACTTGATTCTTCAAATTCTGGGCACTCCTCTTGTACCCATGGCCCCTACAATATGAGCAGGGAATAcacagatatttcttttttctcttttacagctTAGAGTGCTAAAGGTGCAATTCCAGGGTATCACAGTACTTTAAACTATAGGTACTCACTTACCACTGCcacctggagaagcagcagatATCCCTGGCACACATGCAGCAAGTTTAGCTGCAGATTCACCACTAAAATTGAGGTCAGAACCCAAAGAAACTCACATGAATCAGCAGGGAGAATTTACCAAGCATGAATCATCCAAAGTGAAAACTTGCTAAGGCACCCAAGTAAGAACTAACACACATCTTACAGAGACTTTATCacgaaattaaaatgaaaagtcagccaattcattttttttctcttttaaaattcaaattaagcAAGAAATAAATGTCTGCGAAGTTGTTTGCCTTTCTGCTGAGATGCTAGCAAGGCTATGTTGGTCAACAAGACAGTCCGAAGGCAGCTCAGCCAAAGTCTGTTCTCACCGGCCAAGATCTTCAAGGTTTTGCTGCTCTTTTAGCAGGTATGCCAGCTGGACAGCCAACTGCTCCTTCTCCTCATGGATCTTCTCTCTTGCTGCCCTCTCAGCATGGAAATCAGAACAATAAACCTCCATCTGATCAGAGAAGTGAAATCATGCTGAGAATTTGTAACATAGACTGAACCATAGTCATATATGCcaaaacagaaaatctgtatCATAGCCTGCATCTACTCAAAACACTCCTACAGCACCTACACACTGCAAAGTGAAGACCTGCACTACTTACAGTTTCTGGATTCTGTGTAAGCTACTTCAAGTGTCTGGGACAGCGCTATTGCCCTCTGCTGTACAGAGGCAGAAATGAGGCATAAACCAGCAGCGAGGAGGCGACTTGACCGATGACACAGACAAATCTGTGGCACAGACAGTGGAACCGGGCCAAGATGCCAGTTCTGTGCCTTAAATGTGAGGCAGACCCTCCTGAGTCACTGTTTACATACACTGGTTTGAGTAAAACCATCCCTAAAACATATGCAGTGATTCTTAAGACAGTGATTTTAAATACACAAACACATCTACTCCCAACTTTTGTTTGTTGTGCCAGACTCCAGCATACACAGTTCCTCCTACAGAACCGTAGGATATGGTGGTAAAGGCTCTGCAGGGATCTGCGAGGCAGGCTGAATAAAGGAATTATGCTTTGCAACTGAGGAAACGTATTCAGTATTCCAGAGCAAGCCAATAAATACCTCCTTCTGATTTCTGAATATGGGATGGGGGAACTAGCCAATTTCCGCAGAAGAGTTGATACCTGAGCACGGAGCACAGCCATGGTCTCAAGGTCCTCCTCTTGCTTAGTAATTATCTGCTTCATTTCATCTATCTGGAGCTGCTTTGCAGCAAGGGCTTGTTCTGCCAACTCCACCTTTGCATTCAGTTGTTCCACCACAACTTTATCCACTCTGTCCAGCTGCAAGGAAGAACTATGATTATGAGATGAACTCAGACTGTGACCCTGCCTGAAGTGAAAGTTTGCTTCTTAGTCCTCCTGCCCTTGGAAAAGCTTCCAATTTTGGTCATTAAAGGAACTTAGTGGACTAAGACAGCAGTGGTGATTgatattttactttaaacattAGTTTTGAGCTTTCAAACTACCTTGTATCAAATCAAAAGAGAACTCCCTAATGGACACTGCAAAGGATGTTTTCCCTCTTTCTAAAATTACACAGAAGAATCTAGCAGTTCCATGGAGCCTCAGTTATGAGCAAAACCTCACTGTGGCAGGCATTCTACTTGAAGTTACAAAAATGTTTAGAGGTCTACTTTCCCACATTTACAAATTACGCTGCAGGAATACCTACATGCCTTTGCATATCACTGATCCCTAAGGATTGGACTCCATGCTGCGCTGTAGATTAGACCTTGTCTAGAAAACACCACGGAAGCACTGATGTGTGGATAAAGTTTTCTGTAACTGACAGCAGAAGATCTATGTTTATCAGAGCAATGCTGCTATGTTGGACGCTATATTATGTGGAAGGGATGACAATTGTTTCCTGCTGAAATTTGTTCCTAGATGGAgtctcccatcccttcccacTCCCCCTAATTAATTACGATGTCTTCTTGTGATGAGTTTACCTCTTTGAGCTTCATTTCATCAATTCTTTTCATTGCCTCAGTGAGTTCAGGAAGGAGTTTGCTATATGCATCCTGCAAACTACTGTATCTTGCCCTGTTTATGACAAGAAAAGATGTGAAAgtttaaaacacttaaaaattcTCTGAAATCTAAATGTTAGAATTTAGAAAAAAGCCACCACCAGCTCCTTGCAAATGAATCTGCATttctgatgagaaaaaaaaaaaaaaaaaaaaaaatcaagctccaTGCCTCAACATTTCTCTTCCAATGAGTTGTGTGCTGCTCTGTCCATGGACTAAGTCCAAACAAATGTCCTTACTGATCGTCTGTATTTCATATTGAAGAATCCATCACCCAATATTTTTATATCAAGCTCACAAATTCTGTTCAAAATTTAACACCTCTCTTAGGAAGACATCCAAGTCTTGACTCAGATACTTGAAGTGAAGGAGAATGCATCAGGAGAAGAACCAGACAGAAACTCCAAAGATAATGAGGAGTTTCTCCAGGTCCTTCAGGAAGTTGAGCCCCTCTGTACAGCTTGGACTGACATTTTCACACTCCTTACATTGACTGCACGTGAAAGGGAGTGGGGAGCCAAAGCAAACAGCATCTCTTTACCTCAGCTTCACTGCACACTTACGTCTCCTAGTTGCAAATGTATTGTAGGGACTGCAGACCTCTTCATTAATGCCACTTTCCCATCATCGCCACCACCTGACTTGTCCCTGCCCTTCAAGATGTGGTTGCATTTACCCCTGCTAGTTCATGgtcacttttctgctttctctacTTGTATGTTATACCCGACCCTATTCCACCTTTGACTTTACAACAAAAGGAAGATACAAGTCAGAGCTTACAGCTCCAATTTTCCTAAGTGAGGGGTTCAGTAGATGAAAGAATACAGTTTGGGCCTAACATGGAGACTCCAGATGCAAAGTGACATAGATGCTGAGGTGAATGCAGGTTTCTAGTTCAGACTCTACAAATATTACATGGTTTCAAAAGGTGCAGAACATAAAACTAGTATTTCAGATTCAATTCCCCTTTGGCCACATTCCCTTGGACTTCCCTTCCTCACTGACAATACCTCCCTGAAATATAAAACCAAGTCAGACTCACTTTTCTTCATGTGTCTTGGCTTGTTCCAGTTTGACCTCTGCCTGCATGCTCTCCACCTGAAGTTCCAGCTTCTTGATTGTGTGtatcagctgctgcttttcctccagtTCTGAGGCAGCAGCCgagctttttctttccagtactTGGCACCTGACAGAACAAGGAAAAAAGGTTGATCTCCCCTGTTCATCATTCCTGATGGATTTGGCACACTAGGCAtattacaaaaagaaattttttgtGTGGCTCACTTTAAAGCTTATTTTGACAGAGaacaaggaaagacaaaaattaatctATACACAACCATCAGAAAACAAAGCTACTGAAACCAGCACTTACTTTCATACTGTTATGAATCTCAAAGAACTGAAATTGGACAGAAAACTAAGCAACTAAAGTGGGGGTCTCATAACCACTTTTTTATAACCTACACAATTGGTCTTCGAAAGCACAGACAGTTCATGTGAAAAGGGTCATAGCCAGGTCCCGTATCTTCTTCCCCTAAGACTAGAACAGGAATTGATTATGTGaagcagaaaatagaaaacattttcctttataTCAGGAAGGGTTAAAACCCAAATTTTCAAAATCAAGGCACTGGGGTTCTATTTGTAGAATTAGGTTGGCAGCTAAGATTTTCTGACAATTACTGTATTTCTGTACTTTCATCTCCACTTACAAAGAAGAAGCAATCTTTTACAGCATTTCTATGAAACAGATATTTAAGTTGATATTCATAGAGCTTGTGAGTTTCCCTAAGGTGGGAGTTGTCATAGAAATATATACTGGATGTCACAGCAGAACTTTTGTTCTTCTGAACCTTACTTTTCTTGAAGCTTCTTCTGAATCAGTTCTGCTTCTTTTAACTTCTCATGGGCTTCCTGAAGCTCTTTAAACAGAGCACAAACTTGCAAATTCAGGGTTTCTACTTCACTGCCAaccttttagagaaaaaaaaaaaaaaaaaggaaaattacataCGGACAATTCAAGATAGCAAAGTTGCAGGCTACAAGATCTAGGCAGGAAGTATCATTCCTTCTCTAGAGAAAACATCATCAGTCAGTATGCATTGTTACACTCTATACTCAGTCATAGGGCTCCATCCACAAGGCTTTGCAATCACCAGTTATTTCTAAATATGGCAAAACCCCAGTTTGACTTAACACTTCCATAAAACCCCTATGACTCAAAGATAACACTATTTCTGACTTTCCAACATGGGCTAGAATACACCTGATGCAGATGGGAAACAtatctacattttctttttcaagagtTCCCAATTTAAAACACATGAGAAAAGCAGACAGACTTAGTGATTACTGCCACTCCTCTAAGCAATAATTACAGTCTGTCAAAGAAACATAAATGATCAGTCAATCTCTAGGTAGGCTTCCAGCCTGCTAGCATCAGTGTGCTCTTTAGAAAGACACATGACAGCCATTGTAGATTAGAAGCAGCAGTTTGGAAGCAGAGAAGTAAATGAGGCAGACTAAAACCTGAGGCTTTCTCCTCCCAGTTACATCCTACTTTGTCATTATCCCTTCCATTCTAGTTTCCTCCATTCTTGTTTCAGGCAGAAAGCAGAGAACACAGAATTTTTTATGgattgtaatttattttgattacACATGAAACCCCTCCAGCCAACTGGCACACTCCCTACATATAGCAGCCTCTCCCACGCCACACGCATGAGAACCACAGGTCCGGAAGACTTCAGTTCTTGactttttgaaggagaaaatacaacccCAAATGGTAACTCCATTACCATGCATTCATGAATCAACTTTGCAAACCAAGAAGATGATTTCTAGTAAAACCGTAATCACTTTTGTTGTGAGTTTCTGGCCCTTTCATTTGGCCTTCTGACCACAGGAAGATCACTGAAGGATCCTAAAGACAGTCaaaaaaacaagaggagaaaggaaacagCAGCTGGGTTCTCCTCCAACCCAAGATACAAAGGACACCTCAGAATTTCAATTCTTAAAATATATCCCCACACTCTGGAAGATGTGAAACCTTTGACTCCTGCTGGTTTGTAGTCTCTGGAGGTACATCCTGGAGCATTCCTTAAAGAAACATCTGAATCTCATCATCACGCTTAGCAACAGTTTCATTGTCCCTAGTACCATAATTTTCACTGATAACAGCTTATCTCATCAAATGCACAGAAAGTCTCCAGTCCAGTATGGGAAAGAGCTGGATGGCTGTGACTAAAAGAACCAGGTGTATCAAGAGCATGCTGCTGTCCTATTTCCTTGAAGAAAAGCTCCATTTTTCTAATAGGGAAAGTCCAGCACTTCCCCAGGCAACTGAAGCAATAGAAGTTGATGACCTGTGAACACTTCCAGCTTTCATCTCAGAGCAGAAGTGTGAAACACAGCCAGTGTGATTGAGAGGCAGACAGTACACAATTGTCTACTGACAGATGTTGCTGAGAACACCCTCCACAAGCTGCCCAAGCTGATATCATTCACCAGTCATACTAAACAAAAGGGACCGAATAAAATGGTGTAAACACTCACAAAGCACATTGCACTATGCTTTTTCTATCTCAGAAGCAAAGAGAGATTGTTCTTCTACCATCATAGCTGCAAGACAAGCCACATTTTATGCAGCAATCCAATGAATCCAATCACACTCACAGATGAAAGCAGTGATTTTCGTAAGGTGATGGCATTCCAATTTGCAAAAAAACTCAACATCAGTAGAAATTGCCTTAACAGACAATGTGTCAACAAATAAAACCATG from Athene noctua chromosome 3, bAthNoc1.hap1.1, whole genome shotgun sequence encodes the following:
- the OPTN gene encoding optineurin isoform X3, giving the protein MKVKTDASEMSSKLKSCPTENGEHPRSKMENRTDSMAAPTLSTYTPEEMVQQMKELIAENNDLKEAMKLHNQAMKDRYEELSIWREKQKEEREFYELKFKEAKECLLAKCIENEQLQQQLQSLKESKEGAEMEGCMTPEKEARQLKSQVQRLQAEKVDLLAIISELQVKLNISSAEDSFVEIGMNEREINRTAEEHQENSGKMTSNVAVYMSKSADESKNLESEELTVSQLLCCLRNETQKREKLEKELQDHKERLSELEKETSNCLESGTQTEQEEEESSEAVGSEVETLNLQVCALFKELQEAHEKLKEAELIQKKLQEKCQVLERKSSAAASELEEKQQLIHTIKKLELQVESMQAEVKLEQAKTHEEKARYSSLQDAYSKLLPELTEAMKRIDEMKLKELDRVDKVVVEQLNAKVELAEQALAAKQLQIDEMKQIITKQEEDLETMAVLRAQMEVYCSDFHAERAAREKIHEEKEQLAVQLAYLLKEQQNLEDLGRNSLAEMQNRHGARAPDQEHSPHLVQRGTGSQDWPEQRNISMYSCPKCEEILPDLDTLQIHVMDCIN
- the OPTN gene encoding optineurin isoform X1, with translation MKVKTDASEMSSKLKSCPTENGEHPRSKMENRTDSMAAPTLSTYTPEEMVQQMKELIAENNDLKEAMKLHNQAMKDRYEELSIWREKQKEEREFYELKFKEAKECLLAKCIENEQLQQQLQSLKESKEGAEMEGCMTPEKEARQLKSQVQRLQAEKVDLLAIISELQVKLNISSAEDSFVEIGMNEREINRTAEEHQENSGKMTSNVAVYIRSKSADESKNLESEELTVSQLLCCLRNETQKREKLEKELQDHKERLSELEKETSNCLESGTQTEQEEEESSEAVGSEVETLNLQVCALFKELQEAHEKLKEAELIQKKLQEKCQVLERKSSAAASELEEKQQLIHTIKKLELQVESMQAEVKLEQAKTHEEKARYSSLQDAYSKLLPELTEAMKRIDEMKLKELDRVDKVVVEQLNAKVELAEQALAAKQLQIDEMKQIITKQEEDLETMAVLRAQMEVYCSDFHAERAAREKIHEEKEQLAVQLAYLLKEQQNLEDLGRNSLAEMQNRHGARAPDQEHSPHLVQRGTGSQDWPEQRNISMYSCPKCEEILPDLDTLQIHVMDCIN
- the OPTN gene encoding optineurin isoform X2, translating into MKVKNASEMSSKLKSCPTENGEHPRSKMENRTDSMAAPTLSTYTPEEMVQQMKELIAENNDLKEAMKLHNQAMKDRYEELSIWREKQKEEREFYELKFKEAKECLLAKCIENEQLQQQLQSLKESKEGAEMEGCMTPEKEARQLKSQVQRLQAEKVDLLAIISELQVKLNISSAEDSFVEIGMNEREINRTAEEHQENSGKMTSNVAVYIRSKSADESKNLESEELTVSQLLCCLRNETQKREKLEKELQDHKERLSELEKETSNCLESGTQTEQEEEESSEAVGSEVETLNLQVCALFKELQEAHEKLKEAELIQKKLQEKCQVLERKSSAAASELEEKQQLIHTIKKLELQVESMQAEVKLEQAKTHEEKARYSSLQDAYSKLLPELTEAMKRIDEMKLKELDRVDKVVVEQLNAKVELAEQALAAKQLQIDEMKQIITKQEEDLETMAVLRAQMEVYCSDFHAERAAREKIHEEKEQLAVQLAYLLKEQQNLEDLGRNSLAEMQNRHGARAPDQEHSPHLVQRGTGSQDWPEQRNISMYSCPKCEEILPDLDTLQIHVMDCIN
- the OPTN gene encoding optineurin isoform X4; this encodes MSSKLKSCPTENGEHPRSKMENRTDSMAAPTLSTYTPEEMVQQMKELIAENNDLKEAMKLHNQAMKDRYEELSIWREKQKEEREFYELKFKEAKECLLAKCIENEQLQQQLQSLKESKEGAEMEGCMTPEKEARQLKSQVQRLQAEKVDLLAIISELQVKLNISSAEDSFVEIGMNEREINRTAEEHQENSGKMTSNVAVYIRSKSADESKNLESEELTVSQLLCCLRNETQKREKLEKELQDHKERLSELEKETSNCLESGTQTEQEEEESSEAVGSEVETLNLQVCALFKELQEAHEKLKEAELIQKKLQEKCQVLERKSSAAASELEEKQQLIHTIKKLELQVESMQAEVKLEQAKTHEEKARYSSLQDAYSKLLPELTEAMKRIDEMKLKELDRVDKVVVEQLNAKVELAEQALAAKQLQIDEMKQIITKQEEDLETMAVLRAQMEVYCSDFHAERAAREKIHEEKEQLAVQLAYLLKEQQNLEDLGRNSLAEMQNRHGARAPDQEHSPHLVQRGTGSQDWPEQRNISMYSCPKCEEILPDLDTLQIHVMDCIN